In Denticeps clupeoides unplaced genomic scaffold, fDenClu1.1, whole genome shotgun sequence, a single window of DNA contains:
- the LOC114784208 gene encoding noggin-2-like, whose product MGFSFQTLLAVLLSAHLGSSQHYLRLKPSPSDNLPVPDLKEDPNPEYDPREQDLAERALRKKLGSGFDPHFMSVAAPAHSNVSRPETRAPGPMPGEIRKLDLSETPYGKRVRVGKKARRKFLQWLWTYTRCPVVYAWKDLGARFWPRYIKEGTCFSERSCSFPEGMSCKPAKSVSKTFLRWYCQGFLRQKYCTWIPVQYPIISECKCSC is encoded by the coding sequence atgggcTTCTCGTTCCAGACGCTCCTCGCCGTGCTGCTCTCCGCTCACCTGGGCTCCTCCCAGCACTACCTGCGCCTCAAGCCCTCGCCGAGCGACAACCTGCCCGTGCCGGACCTGAAGGAGGACCCCAACCCGGAGTACGACCCGCGCGAGCAGGACCTGGCGGAGCGCGCGCTGCGCAAGAAGCTGGGCAGCGGCTTCGACCCGCACTTCATGTCCGTCGCCGCGCCTGCGCACTCGAACGTGTCGCGCCCGGAGACGCGCGCGCCCGGCCCCATGCCGGGCGAGATCCGGAAGCTGGACCTGTCGGAGACCCCGTACGGGAAGCGCGTCCGGGTGGGCAAGAAGGCCCGCCGGAAGTTCCTGCAGTGGCTGTGGACGTACACGCGCTGCCCCGTGGTGTACGCGTGGAAGGACCTGGGCGCGCGCTTCTGGCCGCGCTACATCAAGGAGGGCACGTGCTTCAGCGAGCGCTCGTGCTCGTTCCCCGAGGGCATGTCCTGCAAGCCCGCCAAGTCCGTCAGCAAGACCTTCCTGCGCTGGTACTGCCAGGGCTTCCTGCGCCAGAAGTACTGCACGTGGATCCCGGTGCAGTACCCCATCATCTCCGAGTGCAAGTGCTCGTGCTGA